From the Gossypium hirsutum isolate 1008001.06 chromosome A02, Gossypium_hirsutum_v2.1, whole genome shotgun sequence genome, the window ATGCATGCACATGACGAGACTCGAATCTAAGTACTTAAAACCAACAAGCATACAAATCACATGTTCAATTAAAGCATACAAATCAGTCTACTAAAACATCCCACCATATGATATTTTACTAGAAAGTAAGAACAAGCATTTCTCAATTCCATAATCCACATTTGCAAGTATGCAATTTACCCTTTTCCTATGTTACTTAACCTACATTCAAAATGTCAAAAAGACTGGGAAATTTGAGAcatcaaatttcaaaatacataaccAAATTGAGAGCAAATCAACAATAAAAACAGTACCTTTACAAGAATGTGAAGGACTCAATTGAGGAAAAGGAAGGAAACCCACAAGAGAATAAAAGCGAACCAGCAAACCACCACCATTAAATCCTTCAACTCTACCTCCATAGATGAACCCACTGTGCAAATATGCCCTAGCTGCCTTCCAATCAGCAGACCTCTAGTTCTTTGCAGGAACTAAGTATTAGATTGTATATACAAAGTATTAAAGCACTGAACTTGAACAACCAAAAAAATACATCCCCCATTATcataagttgaataaaaatgaaaaactcattaaagaaaaggggaaaaacaAAACACACCCGTGCTGGTGCTGGTGCTGGTTTAATCTCATCAGTGGATACAGAGTTGTCAAGAATAGCAGTAACAGCAGCTTCAGCTTGTTGGGAGTTATCAGTCTTGGGATTAGCTGAAGCAGATGAAGCAGAGACTTTAAGATTATATAATGATGACGATGAAGGCTTTTTGAGAAGGGAAGGTTTGGAGTATAAAGTGGAGAGCTTTGTGTGGTTTAAGAAACAAGATAATGAGGAAACATCGGGATTGAAGAGCTGGGAAAGGAAAGAAACTGAGCCAAGTGTTGCAGTGGATACAGGCATTGTGGGAAAAAGGTGGTAAGGGAAATATGGGTTGGAGAAGAAGATTGgatgatgatttttgtatatTTGATTCAAGTTGGGAAGGTGTGTCTGGTCAGTTTTTAGAAAGCTATGTGTCATTCCTATGCCCACACATCTATTTACCTCTCAAAATCTATTTGTTTTTACCATTGGTCCCCCCTCTTTGATCATGCCATGTTTGGCTACCTCAATTCCCATTGCACCATTCATTGTACTTGTTACTGGTTTTGATATGACTTGAATTTTTTGCCCTTTTAATAAGGTTTTACTTGTTCGTTTAATTcgtacatgtttataatctttgaatatttgaataaaattaaattttaaaatttttaatattattcaaccttaaattttgagtttaatttgacttgtttttaaaatatttatttattttaaacttaaaattacactaaaatatttttaaaaattaataaactcGAAATGATATAGAAAAATAGACATATTTAAAGGTTAAGATATTTATCTAACTCCAAAGGTTTGTcggaaaattaaaagaatttaggCATAAATATTAAGCCCGAAAAATATGTTTGGGCAACAAATTTTAATTCCATCTAAAATATAGGTAAAGATCAAAGTTTAAACCTAGATCAGTTTATTTTCtaagtttataatatattatattatattaattttatatattatgtaatttatacgTTGTCATGTGTAATCATTGAATTGATCATCACTGCCACGTCAACACAAACTAACGGTATTAGTATTAAAGTATTAACAAGGAGACGGAATATAAATTCAAGTACTACTCTTATAGCTCGATTGGCATGTGCATTATTGTCAATATAGGAGAACGTGAATTTAAGTGCACTaaagtgcattatcctcttatttataggttggaGAGAGATTATAGGTAGACATAATGTCTAGAACGACTTATAGCTcctccccaactcataaataggaggataatatctTTCAGCACACTCGAACCGACGTACTtctacattgacaataatattcgtatcaatcgagctaaaactcaatcaataaatattaatagattctaaaattaaaaaaacaatgtgCATTGATGCTAAATTGATTAGGCTTTATAAGATTTGGTTGGCAAGGTAAATTGGTAATGGTTAAGACGTGGGGAGGTTTGTTCTCTTTCAATCTCATTCAATTCTAAAGTGAATGCTTTGCTTGGATTTTATAGCGACGCGCGTCTCAACGGCCATTTTTTCTCCCATCCGTTACAATTTTCTCAAGGAAAGCTTTATTTTCCCCCACGCGCTTCATCTTTCCACTTGCGGTGCCCATTAATGTTTGATCATTTTCTATTCTTCAAATCTATATATGCcataaattattatattcatacaaacattaagaaacaaaaattgtggagatttttcattttcatttaaatatttttatatttttagaaaatttacgAATTGTTCTTATATTTAATTTACagcacatttttatttttaatagaacttttaataataaaattagcatttaatatttatttcttttgttattttaatcTTCATCCTTCAAATTTTAGTCTATTTTTTCTTTGAacaaatagttaattaaattgtTACTGACATAAcagtttaaattaaaattcacGTGTACTTCATTACTAATGTagataattgaaatttttattaattttatgtatttttttgaatttttattaagtaTACACAAATTGTTACGTGAGTTATTACATCGCTACCATTAAAATTTTtgcatttcaatcaatttttctACCCAAAGAGAAATAATTCAACTAAATTTTGAAGGTTGAGGATTGAAGTGTTCCAAAAAAAATAATAGGGCCATAATGACAAAGAAAAGTAAACCATTCAGGATAAACAGtctcatttaaaatatgaacaatttaacataattttaagtGTATTAATCATTGGACTtacatttttaaatctaaaaataaataaaaattaatattcaataaataaaaataagtattcaattttaaaatgtataaatgtaCTAACAAGTATTAATGTgatggaaaaattgaaaattataaaaagagttatattttcaaaattaaaaaaaaaaccataacaaGCGCGTGGGCTTAGTAATTAACTCCCCATTACAGAACCAGGTCCACCGTTGGTGTCTGCAACTTTCTCCTCTTCCTTCTTCCCTCCCCTGTTTACTTTTACGTTAAATCCTATTTCATTCATTTTCCCACCACCCAAACAATCccaaagagaaaaaaaggaaCCACCCATAGCCAGAAAACAAGCCAAAAAAAATGTCAGACGATGAAACAGTGGAAGAGTACTTATTCAAAATAGTGATAATAGGAGATTCAGCCGTCGGTAAATCCAACCTCCTTTCTCGATTCGCACGAAACGAGTTCAACGCTCACTCCAAAGCAACCATTGGAGTTGAGTTTCAAACCCAGAGCGTTGAAATCGATGGAAAAGAAGTTAAAGCTCAGATTTGGGACACTGCGGGCCAAGAACGTTTCCGGGCTGTAACATCGGCTTATTACAGGGGTGCTTTCGGTGCTTTGTTGGTTTATGATATTAGCCGAAGAGCTACGTTCCATAACGTTGCTCGGTGGCTTGATGAACTTAACTGTAAgtgcttcttctttcttcttcttgctCTTGTTCTGGTTTTTGGGTTACTGAgaaagctctttttttttcttgttggtTTTATGCTCGGAATTGCATGGTTGGAATTCCGACCTCTTGAAACAATAGTATCtgattttcatttgtttgctttccTGTTGAAGTACAGTCAGAAAAACAAGGGTAATAATGCATTTAGAATCTTATCTCAATTGAGATAAATATTATTGTCAATGGATATGAATTCTGAAATATAGTATATTCTTGAGTagaagttataaataattttaaatattatattaaaaaaataaatataatcagaatttataataaaattattttaaaaaaataataaatattgtaTACTATATTCGTTTCTATCATGTACCAGGTAAAGTTTGAGTCAAGTTAAAAGTACGGttctaaatattaatattgaattttgTACTGGTGTATTTTTTTTCGATTAAAATGTCacagagaaaaataaaattataaaaaaatcaaattacacggtgtataaatgttgatgattaatttttttgaaatcaacattaaattgatataatgtataaatattgaggattaaaattgctattatgttaatttaaaaactattttttgttAGTCATTTAATAATTGGTGATAAAAAGAAGGAGATAAAatcgaatagttcagtgactattttgtaatttttcataattgagtgGCATAAAAAATACCAATAATTAGATGAATATTTACCCAATTTTTTATTTGTAACCTTTGTAATTTTATTGCTACTGATAACATATGCCATGCTTCTTTTAGATTTTATACGTTATTTCACATTGTTTATCACGAATCAAAATTTGCAGCACATTCGGATACAACAGTGGCAAGGATGCTGGTAGGGAACAAATGCGATTTGGAAAACACACGGGAAGTGAGCTTAGACGAAGGTAAAAGCTTGGCAGAATCCGAAGGGTTGTTCTTCATCGAGACGTCTGCGCTCGATTCGACCAATGTCTGGACTGCGTTCGAGATCGTTATCCGAGAGATCTATAACAATGTGAGCCGAAAGGTTTTGAGTTCGGATTCGTACAAAGCCGAGTTAAGTGTCAACAGGGTAAGCCTAGTGAATGATGATGAGTTGAAGCAATCTAAGACCAAGTACGCATGTTGTTCTTCATAGTTTTATGTTTCTTTCCATTGCAATATCAAAAGGGTTTTCTaagtgttaacattaatgggagacaacattaatggcaaacaatacaaagtggtgcaagtttagcaccctaaagttgactttgaaaaagtggcatgggataatttttttttggtccttgagataatgggctatttattgtttggtccttaaacctcaactataaataggccttctcatttctcatttcaattcatcccaaccaatctttctctcttagttttctctcttctcccatttgagaattcttaaggaattctatttgtttgtaatactttggagatagtaaagttatcatctggtgttagtgcccgaggacgtaggtataatttaccgaacctcgttaaatctcttgtgttctttcttgtcctatttttctttcaatatttgagggtataatagtagtatttaattgtgctattaaattactatagaagggatattctgtctaaggaaagacttggtatttaagagatccatgtgatccacctctcttccctgggaattgaactttgtgtgattttttagtacaataatttacacgcttccgaccctattggaacaacaagtggtatcagagccgaatgttaatcgtagtatgctctgtggttgcagtttgaactgatcttccacatcagaaaagatttccttaggtatattgaaagattatggagaaaacggtcggtgtaggagcttcaacatcgtccatgtggacaagaccgacaattgcaaatgcaagattggccgtggagatctttgatggcacgggccattttggtatgtggcaaagtgaggttctagatgccctttttcagcagggtctagacattgccattgatgaagagaaaccagatgatgtacaggagaaagattgaaaggcgatcaatcggttggcatgtggcacaattcgatcatgcctttctcgagagcagaggtatgctttttcaaaggagacttctgcaaataagttgtgggtggcacttgaagaaaaatttttgaagaaaaacagtcaaaataagctccacttgaagaaaagactgtttcgcttcacatacgtcccaagtaccacaatgaatgatcacatcaccaaatataatcagttagtcactgatttgctgaatatggatgagacattcaaagatgaagatttggctttgatgctgttggggtcacttcctgaggagtttgagttcctagaaactactctacttcatggcaggagtgatatatctctgagcgaagtctgtgcggccttgtacagttatgaacagagaaagaaggacaaacagaaaactCAATCAGatatacagaagctttagtagtccgaggtcgttcatacactcggaagaaaactcaaaaggggagatcaaagtcaaagtccagactcgggaaagatgaatgtgctttttgtcatgagaaaggccactggaagaaaaattgtccaaagctgaagaataagggaaaagctgctgtagatgcttgtgttgctaagcatgatactagtgactctgaactatcattggttgcatcatcatcatcgttccattcagatgagtggatattggattcgggttgtacctatcatatgtcccctaaccgggagtggttctctgatttagtagaactaaatggaggagttgtttatatgggcaatgacaatgcctgtaaaactgttgggataggttcaatccaattaaagaataaagatggatcaaccagagttctgactgatgttcggtacgtgcccagtttgaagaaaaatctcatctcattgggagccttggaatccaatggttcagttgttactatgagagatggggttttgaaagtgacatctggcgcacttgtgatattgaagggcatcaggaaaaataacttgtattactaccaaggtagtacagttattggagcagtcgctgcagcttccggcaacaaagaattggactcaatacagttgtggcatatgaagttgggacatgccagcgaaaaatccttgcaaattctggcaaagcaaggattgttgaaaggtgcaaaggcttgcaaattaaaattttgcgagcattgtgttctgggaaagcaaaagagagtgaaattcggtactgctatccataatacaaaaggtattttagaatatgttcactcagatgtgtgggggccttccaagacaccttcattgggaggaaaacactactttgttacttttgttgatgacttttccagaagagtttgggtgtataccatgagaactaaggatgaagtgcttagagtttttcttaaatggaaaactatgatcgaaaaccagactggcaagaaaatcaagtggcttaggacggacaatggaggggaatataaaagtgatccgttcttcgatgtgtgccaagagtatggtattgttcgacacttcacagttagggatacaccacagcagaatggattggcagagcgtatgaatcgaacattgctggagaaagttcgatgtatgttgtccaatgctgggttgggcaagcaattttgggctgaggctgtgacatacgctggccatcttgttaatcgtttgccatcatctgcattagaaagaaaaactcctatggaggtatggtctggaaaactggctacagattatgattccttacatgtgtttggaaccactgcatattaccatgtgaaggagtcaaagttagatccgagggcaaagaaagctctctttatgggaatcacttctggagtgaagggatttcgtctttggtgcttaagcacaaagaaaatgatctgtagcagagatgttacctttgatgaatctgccacattgaaaaaggtagcagataaagatattcagacgagcaatacttcacagcaggtggagtgtactccaaaataggtggagtttgagcagatggggatttgcccagttaataagtctaattctccagccacaatggaggaattagaggttgaagaggttctgacccaagaaccactaagtacaccagaaccagttgcagttgcaaggccacggagagaaattcgtaaacctgctcgatttactgatatggtggcctatgcccttcccgttgttgatgatatttctatcacttatcaagaagcaatgcaaagcttagaaagtgataaatggaaaagcaccatggatgaagaaatgcagtctctccggaagaacaatacttgggagttggcgcaattaccgaaaggtaaaagggcaatcggatgcaagtgggtattcgtaaagaaagatggatctcctagcaagaaggatattcgctacaaggtaagattggtagctaaaggctacgctcagaaggagggaattgactacaatgatgtattttcccctgttgtgaagcattcctccattagaattttgttggccttggtagcacagttgaatttggagctagctcaacttgatgttaagacggctttcttacatggtgagttagaagaggagatctatatgactcagccagaaggatacacagatgctggtggtagaaattgggtttgtaagctgaacaaatcgctatatggattgaagcaatccccgaggcagtggtacaagcgatttgatagctttatgagaaggcagaagtacacaagaagcaaatatgacaattgtgtgtatttgcagaagctgcatgacggatctttcatttatctactcttgtatgttgatgatatgttaatcgcttcgaagagccaaaaagagatagataagctgaaggctcagttgaatcaagagttcgagatgaaagatctaggtgaggccaagaagattctcggcatggagataagtaaagatagacagagaggcaagctttgtttgaatcagaagcaatatctgaaaaaggtattacaatgttttggtgtaaatgaaaacacaaaacatgtaagtaccccacttgcttctcatttgaaacttagtgctcaattatctccgaaaactgaagaagaaagagaatatatggcgaaagtcccatatgctaatgcagttgggagtttgatgtatgcgatggtgtgtacgaggcctgacatttcacaagctgtt encodes:
- the LOC107927345 gene encoding ras-related protein RABA5e, translated to MSDDETVEEYLFKIVIIGDSAVGKSNLLSRFARNEFNAHSKATIGVEFQTQSVEIDGKEVKAQIWDTAGQERFRAVTSAYYRGAFGALLVYDISRRATFHNVARWLDELNSHSDTTVARMLVGNKCDLENTREVSLDEGKSLAESEGLFFIETSALDSTNVWTAFEIVIREIYNNVSRKVLSSDSYKAELSVNRVSLVNDDELKQSKTKYACCSS